The genome window CCTCTTTAAgcaatatattgtatgaatggatatactaATTGGTTTGAAAAACTTCTCAAATATCATCAACATGTTGCTCAATGCTTTATTTCAGCCAACTCTCacattccaaaaacatgcatgttagatTCATTGGAGACTAAATTGACCATAGATATGAATGtgggtgtttgtttatatatacactGTCATTGGCCATGCTCATTTTGGTTAGCCTGGCAATGAACTAATCCATTGTACGCTAGCATTACGCTAACGGCATTGGAGCTCAACCTTTGTCCTGTATAACTGGATTGCATTTTTCAGTTGACTCCAAactgtattattaatttaacCTGCTTCCCACGTGCACTTAGTTTTACGGTGACTTCATTGTGGACAATAGCAACAAAACACCtcaaggttttatttttcatctcTTATTCAAATACCTGTTTACCAATTTGGCTAACTCAATTGCAACATTCAGGAAGAGCAGAATAAAGCCTGTGTTATCTTTTAGAATAAGAAACAGTATTTGAAACTGCAAATGAacagagcacagtctaccaagtcaaattccttgtgtgttgaaCTTACTTGGCCAAGAAAGCGGATTCTGATAATATAAGAAAATATTCATGTTATTATTATCAActaaaaacacatatttgtttttgagtgtactaaagccctcaaaagcgtttcagttgacggtataatagcaatattagtaaatacaagcttactttagagcacagttaacataaatacaaataaaatcattattaaaataatcatgaatgattttattgctttgtctataacacaaagctaagatgtagaagtttttttcaaatgttagcagATGTTTacctacattgttttggtttgagtatttttcatatacaaaatgtataaaagtggccctcgcatccttaaatttttctgtgtggccctcgctggaaaatgtttggacacctctgatctacatcaacaatatgatttggctggacaggacagattaaaaaataatatatatagaaaaataactagatttttaaaataaattaagaattGAGAATTGCAATTCTTTAAAAAATCGCTCACTAACATACCTTCTGAGACATGCTGCCATCTTGTTGGCGTCCAGGGCTGTGCTCGTTCGCCTGCATTTTGCTGCGGGGCTGCGAAGCGTCGTCCTCCTGCGCGTCAACCAGCCTGTGGGGGCGGTCGGAAGCGCTCAGCCCCAGGATGAGCGCCACTTTGTCGATCTCGCTGTGTTTCTTCTCGGCGGCCTCGTGCTCCTTGCGGAGGTTGGAGATCCGTTTGATGATGTCCTCCTGCACGCGGCCGATCTCCTGCAGCAGCGGGTCTTTGTGGCCGTCTTTCTCTCGCCTCTTCTTCCTCAGCAGCTCACCTGAAAGCACAACAAACATGGCCGCCGGCCAGTCAGCTGATGCCAGGGCGTCGCCCCACCCGAGTCAACATGGCCGCCACACGGTAGAACCTTGCTGCTTGCGTAGGTCCTCCAATTCTTTAATGAAGTATTCCTTCTTTTTCATCCGCATGTCCCGCTCCTGTTTCAGGTTCTCACGCTCTTCCAGTACCTGCACAGTGTCGAACGCATTTTTCATTGATATCGATGAGGTGTCTACAGCGATACATAATGATTTCATTTATCACTGCGATACATAATGATATCGTTTaccccaggggtcgggaacctttttggctgagagagccatgaaagccaaatattttaaaatgtatttccgtgagagccatataatattttttaacaccgaATACAACTAgatgcatgcatttttaagtaagaccaacatttttagagtataataagtagggatgggtatcgagtatcgagtggaaccgggactaactttccgattctcccggtatcgttcaaaagtttaaatttcgattcctattttcgatacccagtccgccgaccggaaaaaaaaaaaaaaaaaaaaatagtatgtccgccgaaccggaagaagaagccgctgagcaccaacgaagaagcgcccaccgccggaagtgttagcatagccgagcgagtcagtcaagctcaagcatggatagcgggcgtcggcggtcgaaagtgtggctttactttacaaaaaaaaaattaaataaccgcgaaataacagagctccctgtccatcaagaaacgagtggagagagagagctgcagatgtaccaggacgttccaccgatacttatgtctgacgaccctgctgcatggtggtggtccggtggaaccaacaaaagacttatcctttgctgtcagatcgcgctttctcctatttatgcattcaagcttcttccacacccagcgaacgtgtattttccacagcaggagacactatctgtccagaacgctcacgcatcctgcctgaaaaggcggatatggtcattttcctaaacaagaactgtctctgattttatactgtacctgctgctaatctggactgggttttgcaagttgtttcttattgtttatttgcttttctgcaccaggttagcccatcagtgggagcacggtaacatttttaagtacctgcagcatcatacacttgtgtgtgtaaatgtgttttcatgaggttttcaaaaataaagctctcttgaggaaagtgtacccctgggaaaatgtattcataatttataatatttatattcaagttcatagatttgatatttatattctagttgaaaacagccctgtgaggaatttatagtaaagttcataaaaagttaatagaattaaaattgatggagaatgtcagactatttaatTCAGAAAGACtataggttagctagctcatttaaaatatcctaaacttttttttgaccctgcctcttaaaagaatcggaatcgagaatcgtcaggaatcggaattggaatcgttcgaattcaaacgatacccaaccctaataataagtctcttattctttttaataacattgttattctgaagctaaccaataataaataaaatacttcttaccattaatgcgacttcttgaacaggtgtggtagaaaacggatggatggattaaaatgcatgagaatgttttatttttgaacgttatttttaacactgtgattaccagctgaattattcattacttatcgtgttaagcaatgtcagctaagatttatctgagagccagatgcagtcatcaaaagagccacatctggctctagagccataggttccctacccctgccccAGACCAAGACACCGACCTTCTGCTTCTCGCtctcattgttttcctgcttcgACACCTGGACGAGGACGGGAGATGCTGGCGAAGAGGAAGAGAAAAGTCACGGGGGTGACGTCTTCATGTCGGACATTGGGACGGCGACTGACCTTTGACCTTGCACTCGGGGGGTGGCTGTTGGTCGTACGGCAGGGAGGGGTGGAAGTTGTTGGGCGCCGGGTACATGGGCGACCACTGCGGCTGTGTGTATGGCCCGAAGCCGCCGTACTGGCTGTAGCCGGCGGGCTGGTAGGCGGCGGGCATCATGTTGTGCACCTGGGGTGGGGGATAGGAGGGGAAGGGCAGCATGGGCGGTGCCGTCGGGGTGTCGGACGCTTGCTGCTGCGACTCTTTGGAGGCAGCGCGTGCGGCATCGTCGCCGCTGGAGTccgagctgctgctgctgctgctactactactgtGGCTACGCCTCCCGCGGCTTTCCTCCAAACTGCTGGACGAGTGGCGTCTGCGCTTCGTTGGCGTCTTGCGGGCGGGCTTGTTTCCCTCCAGCCGCTCCTTGGTCCTGGCGGCCATTTTAGTTATCTCGGTCACGCCGAGGTCCAAGCCGATGGTTTTCAGCAAGTTCTGGATGTTCTGGTACTCGTCCAAATCCTGCTTGTGCGTCACTTCTTCTGACTCGGGGGCAGAAGTCGACGCCGGGGCGGCGCTGTCGGGCCTGAGGCCGGAGGGAGGCCAGATAGCGTCCACGTCGCTGGTGGTAGGAGGGGCCTGGAGGTGGGGCAACGCCACAGGTGGGGTGCCATACATGGGGGAGGCGGCGCGAGGCAGATAATCTCTGTACAGCGCCTCCTCCGTTACGTCCTCGGTAAGATCAAACGTGTGGCTCTGGGCCGGCTGAGACTGCGCCGAATATTTGGGCTCCAAAGACTCCCCGTACAGGAACTTCTCCTCGTCGTCCATGTCCGCCGCCGTCTTTTCTGGGCTCTCTGCTGTTCCGCTCATGCCGGCGTCCAGTAGGTTGACGATCTCTTTGATGTCCACACTCTGAGCGATCAGCGGGTCGGACTGCAGCTGCATCAACATGGACGCCATGGCGGCCGGCTCCATCCCTCTGCAAGCCTGCAGCAGTTGCTCGGCCACGGTAGAAATGGTGGACCCCGCCGCTTCTCTCGGCGAGTCTGTGCTCTGAAACAAAAGCCAGACGCGCCTCAGTGACAAAGCTTTTTAGATACTTGATAggcaaatgaatgaatgaagaaaAAATAGGAAAGATGTGCTGCGGAGATAGCTAGCATGTTGACAGCGCTACACTAGCATTATTAATGACGTCATCTAGCTAGAGCTAACTAGCGTGTTGACAGCGCTACACTAGCATTATTAATAATGTCATCTAGCTAGGGCTAACTGGCGTGTTGACAGCACTACACTAGCATTATTAATGATGTCATCTAGCTAGGGCTAACTAGCGTGTTGACAGTGCTACACTAGCATTATTAATGATGTCATCTAGCTAGGGCTAACTAGCGTGTTGACAGTGCTACACTAGCATTATTAATGACGTCATCTAGCTAGGGCTAACTAACGTGTTGACAGTGCTACACtaacattattaatgttgtaatctactgtatttttcggattataaattgcagtttttttcatagtttggccggggttgcgatttatactctggagcgagttatgtgtgaaatgattaacacattattgtaaaatatcaaataatatcatttatgtcattcacgtaaAATACTAGGCgtatgtcagcaatcgtcacacacacacgtctgtccggattcagaaaggctggaataattggaactgcaactgacgTTGACGCTGACGTAAGCGACATActgatagaagaggaagcggcgcattgtctaccttcgGAGTTGGCAGAGtagtttagaagcgacacagagaaagaagatttcatcggatttagcgattaagagtgacagattgtttggtaaacgtatagcatgttctatatgttatagttatttgaatgactcttaccataatatgttaccttaacataccaggcacgttctcagttggttatttatgcctcatataacgtacacttattcagcctgttgttcactattctttatttattttaaattgcctttcaaatgtctattcttggtgttgggttttattaaatacatttccacaaaaaatgtgacttatactccagtgcaggggtgtcaaactcaaatacagagtgggccaaaatttaaaactgaacaaagccgcaggccaaggttgaacaaattaaccttttaatagggacccaaacaagttttgcattgaatattgaacaagcaaggcttatataactttatagtgacatgcaaaatcgagtttcaaataataataataataataattcaaaaatatcaatggcatatcaaataaaatgtaaatacaaattgaatgcctcttttctatttgcagccttctgaggtaaatatcaaaataaactttttccacaggctaataataaatttgaaaataaaataacaataatgaatgaatcaaacattcaagccttgaagtagcaagagaaagtgcatgaataaaactttAATTATTGCTTcatgtgggcggggtttggtggtagcgggggttgcattttgtagcgtcccggaagagttagtgctgcaaggggttctgggtatttgttctgttgtgtttatgttgtgttacggtgcagatgttctcccgaaaggtgtttgtcattcttgtttggtgtggattcacagtgtagcgcatatttgtaacggtgttaaagttgtttatgcggtcaccctcagtgtgacctgtatggctgttgatcaagtatgcattgcattcacttatgtgtgtgtagaagccgcatatatcatgtgacaggggccggcacgctgtttgtatggaggaaaagcagacgtgacgacaggttgtagaggacgctaaaggcagtgcctttaaggcacgcccccaatattgttgtccgggtggaaatcgggagaaattcgggagaatggttgccccgggagactttcaagaggggcactgaaaatcgggagggttggcaagtatgagtattagcggtgaatgcggtgttacagtgGCACAGctgctgtataataccggcgggccagctctaatgttaatttgatattgcctcaagggccaaatgaaattacacggcgggccaaatttggaccGCGGTccagagtttgacacctatgctctagtgcgacttatatatgtttttttccttctttattatgcattttcggccagtgcaacttataccccggagcgatttataatccgaaaaatacggtaactagggCTAACCAGCGTGTTGACAGCGCTACATTAGCATTATTAATAATGTCATCTAGCTAGGGCTAACTAGCATGTTGACAGCGCTACACTAGCATATTAATGATGTCATCTAGCGAGGGCTAACTTGTGTGTTGACAGCGCTACATTAGAATTATTAATGATGTCACTCAGAGAGTGGCCTTAGTAACATTAGACATGAATGAGGGGGCTGCAGTCTGCTGCACGCATCATGCCCTTTGAGCAGTAAGCTAATACCAAATTCGGGCAGCAACACACCCTTAGTGGTGGCGAGTCTTCATTTTCGCCGTGTTTCTTCAGTATGGACTTGGTGGGCAGACTCCAAGTGTTATCCAGCGCCTTCCTGCGGCCAACGCCTCGCAGCTGGTTCAAGTTTCTCCTGCTTCCTCGTTCAGCGCTACTGCTGGAGCTTCTTCGACTACTCCTGCTTTTGCTGCGGTTCCGACTTGGCGAGGACCGACCATGGCTCCTCCCTCTGGACCTGGATCTAGAACTGGAACTGGATCTAGACCTGAGGCGAGGGCGGCTCTTACTGCGACCCCGGCTCTTAGCCCGGCTGCGGTCCAAACTGCGACTCTTGCTCCTTGCCCGGCTCTTGCTCCTCGCCCGGCTCTTGCTGCGTCCTCGACTTTTTGCCCGGCTCCGGTCCGGACTTCGTTCTCGGCTGTGACTGTGCTCATACTTGCGGTGTAGGTCCCTGCAGAATTACACACAGCAAAGCGTAAAGCTTCATtccaaaaagatttaaaaaaaacaaacaaaaaaaaaaattattaaaccataagccgctgcttttttcctaggctttgaaccctgcggcttttgaaacggtgcggctaatttgtggatttttctttgctgactggCTTAatgaaacacatgcaaagacactaaaAAGGTGCCTATAGTGCCATCTTTTGGGCGaggtcactcactgcaggtgctgctgggtgaatgcctacaagtgtttcctgctgtttaaagctttgaaccggaagtacaagtgtcttctaatcgtccatagcgtttctactcttatGAATTCTTCCTTTCCCCccataaaatttagtgggtgcggcttattacCGGGGCGCAccatagttcggaaaatacggcgagtaaaaagaaaaataataatatttacccaATTGTTTGTACTCTGCCTGTTTAGTGTTTACATTTCAAAAGCAAATAAACCTTTTCGACTTCAGTCAACCAATGCACTTTGGAAAAGATGTTGGGATTTCCTTCAATCCTTACCTGTCGTGGTGATGCGAGGAGGAGCCTGTGAGCTCGTTGCCAACAGTGATGACGAGGTTGTGGTTGATGGGATGCCCCGGGCGGGGCGAGTGAGACCTCTGAGTAAAAACAAGAGGTGAcgtttacattttaaccaatactcggtggtaccaattttcggtacttttgtgtttgttcatgtgttaataaatgttcattgttaataaatgttcatgtgttaataaatgtccaTCGTTAATAAGAACATGTCTTTTTCCATTGAACAGTGATCTGATAATGATATCAGTGCTGGGACATAGTAGACTGTTTGTGCAGTGGCAATTCCTACACGCCACATGGCAATGGTCGatactagtgatgtgcgatatcacTCATCTCCTTTTCGGGTAATATttaggctggtatcggcgatactgatacgatactttgtgcaaatatacctaatgtgtctgttAACATCTAAAAAGTTGTGTGGTTTCAAATAAGAAAAAAATCAGAATGTAATGACAAAAATCGGACTttttaaaataacaattaataatatacttagtcaccaacAACACAATAGTTGGTATTTAAATACACATAACCATTTTtagtaaagatgtccgataatggcttttttgcccatatctgatattgtccaactctttattaccgattccgatatcaaccgataccgatatatacagtcgtggaattaacacattattatgcctaattttgttgtgatgccccgctggatgcattaaaggcctactgaaaaccactactaccgaccatgcagtctgatagtttatatatctgtcagtctaccccagggcagctgtggctacgaaagtagcttaccaccaccaggtgtgaatgaatgatgggtttttaacatgtaaagcgactttgggtacttagaaaagcgctatataaatcccaggtattattattattattattatatcaatgatgaaatcttaacatggcaacatgccaatacggccgggttaatttataaagtgcaatttaaaatttccagccacacttccggttgaaaacgtctagatatgatgacgtatgcacgtgacgtaaacgattgatacggaagtattggtaccccattgaatacaatacaaaaaagctctgttttcatttcaaaattccacagtattctggacatctgtgttggtgaattttttgcaatttgtttaatgaacaatggagactgcaaagaagaaagttgtaggtgggatcggtgtattagcggcggactacagcaacacagccaggaggacagagatggatagcagacgcgctagcctccGAACTCACTTTAACTTCCCCCGTCTccccgaccgcatctatgatcgggtgaattccttcgtcgcaccgttgatcgctggaacgcaggtgagcacgggtgttgatgagcagatgagggctggctggcgcaggtggatagctaatgtttttagcatagctttgtgacgtccggttgctaagttagcttcaatggcgtcgttagcaacagcattgttaaccttcgccaggctggaaagcattaaccgtgtatttacatgtccctggtttaatagtattgttgatcttctgtctatccttccagtcagggatttatttattttgtttctatatgcagttaagcacgatgctatcacgttagctccgtagctaaagtgtttcgtcgatgtattgtcgtggagataaaagtcactgtgaatgaccatttccgaggtggtttaaaatacaaatccgtgatccacaatagaaaaagaagagagtgtggaatccaatgagccagcttgtacctaagttacggtcagagcgaaaaaagatatgtcttgcactgcattctagtccttcactctaacgttccttatccacgaatctttcatcctcgctcaaattaatggggtaatcgtcactttctcggtccgaatcgctctagctgcattgaaaacaataggaaaatgtgaggagcctttcaactgactacgtcacgctacttccggtaggggcaaggctttttttttatcagataccaaaagtagcgatctttatcgtcattggtctctactaaatcctttcagcaaaaatatggcaatatcgcgaaatgatcaagtatgacacatagaatggatctg of Entelurus aequoreus isolate RoL-2023_Sb linkage group LG09, RoL_Eaeq_v1.1, whole genome shotgun sequence contains these proteins:
- the LOC133657714 gene encoding zinc finger protein 318-like isoform X3 is translated as MYRGRPPPRRPYPPSFEGRGRPPLQPYPPPGRERSRGRPPHHYEPYPPSGRGRSRGRPPHHYEPYPPSGRGRSRGRPPHHYEPYPPPGRGRSRGRPPHHSEHHDHGYPDHRRSPPHRKYPPSPSRDYHGRGHSSGSPHLERSHSPRPGHPINHNLVITVGNELTGSSSHHHDRDLHRKYEHSHSRERSPDRSRAKSRGRSKSRARSKSRARSKSRSLDRSRAKSRGRSKSRPRLRSRSSSSSRSRSRGRSHGRSSPSRNRSKSRSSRRSSSSSAERGSRRNLNQLRGVGRRKALDNTWSLPTKSILKKHGENEDSPPLRSTDSPREAAGSTISTVAEQLLQACRGMEPAAMASMLMQLQSDPLIAQSVDIKEIVNLLDAGMSGTAESPEKTAADMDDEEKFLYGESLEPKYSAQSQPAQSHTFDLTEDVTEEALYRDYLPRAASPMYGTPPVALPHLQAPPTTSDVDAIWPPSGLRPDSAAPASTSAPESEEVTHKQDLDEYQNIQNLLKTIGLDLGVTEITKMAARTKERLEGNKPARKTPTKRRRHSSSSLEESRGRRSHSSSSSSSSSSDSSGDDAARAASKESQQQASDTPTAPPMLPFPSYPPPQVHNMMPAAYQPAGYSQYGGFGPYTQPQWSPMYPAPNNFHPSLPYDQQPPPECKVKASPVLVQVSKQENNESEKQKVLEERENLKQERDMRMKKKEYFIKELEDLRKQQGELLRKKRREKDGHKDPLLQEIGRVQEDIIKRISNLRKEHEAAEKKHSEIDKVALILGLSASDRPHRLVDAQEDDASQPRSKMQANEHSPGRQQDGSMSQKQKVPEPKPPVISQTPPPDPFEYYDAGNHWCKNCNTTCGSMFDFFTHLHSKTHSKTLDPYHRPWALSPSKVLQSKPPTEEKLTKPAKGSEFLLPVRGFFCLLCKKFFGDSICAEEHTTTHFHNDCYKPSFGHIRREDQKKFSFSFKGFFGDPKAMKAVVRVHFTASKGKLDLYNQKILEKRELQYKEKRELQYKEKLARKQGKTMMLSPATAVSSEPKNVWICGHSLVYWAEMRATSPEVGMQLAMDPSKVAIWWKGVQGMTWPQLLPLLHQLKVTWPDPHVLVMHLGGNDMCTDSPTNLVASVKKDLTSMRTIFPHTPLVWSNILLRRGRRHSADAHEVDLVRSTVNRRIQNIFSKLGGVSLAHDNIRCGSHTDGLFTGPMASICPTRGSTCSI
- the LOC133657714 gene encoding zinc finger protein 318-like isoform X4 — translated: MYRGRPPPRRPYPPSFEGRGRPPLQPYPPPGRERSRGRPPHHYEPYPPSGRGRSRGRPPHHYEPYPPSGRGRSRGRPPHHYEPYPPPGRGRSRGRPPHHSEHHDHGYPDHRRSPPHRKYPPSPSRDYHGRGHSSGSPHLERSHSPRPGHPINHNLVITVGNELTGSSSHHHDRDLHRKYEHSHSRERSPDRSRAKSRGRSKSRARSKSRARSKSRSLDRSRAKSRGRSKSRPRLRSRSSSSSRSRSRGRSHGRSSPSRNRSKSRSSRRSSSSSAERGSRRNLNQLRGVGRRKALDNTWSLPTKSILKKHGENEDSPPLRSTDSPREAAGSTISTVAEQLLQACRGMEPAAMASMLMQLQSDPLIAQSVDIKEIVNLLDAGMSGTAESPEKTAADMDDEEKFLYGESLEPKYSAQSQPAQSHTFDLTEDVTEEALYRDYLPRAASPMYGTPPVALPHLQAPPTTSDVDAIWPPSGLRPDSAAPASTSAPESEEVTHKQDLDEYQNIQNLLKTIGLDLGVTEITKMAARTKERLEGNKPARKTPTKRRRHSSSSLEESRGRRSHSSSSSSSSSSDSSGDDAARAASKESQQQASDTPTAPPMLPFPSYPPPQVHNMMPAAYQPAGYSQYGGFGPYTQPQWSPMYPAPNNFHPSLPYDQQPPPECKVKASPVLVQVSKQENNESEKQKVLEERENLKQERDMRMKKKEYFIKELEDLRKQQGELLRKKRREKDGHKDPLLQEIGRVQEDIIKRISNLRKEHEAAEKKHSEIDKVALILGLSASDRPHRLVDAQEDDASQPRSKMQANEHSPGRQQDGSMSQKQKVPEPKPPVISQTPPPDPFEYYDAGNHWCKNCNTTCGSMFDFFTHLHSKTHSKTLDPYHRPWALSPSKVLQSKPPTEEKLTKPAKGSEFLLPVRGFFCLLCKKFFGDSICAEEHTTTHFHNDCYKPSFGHIRREDQKKFSFSFKGFFGDPKAMKAVVRVHFTASKGKLDLYNQKILEKRELQYKEKRELQYKEKLARKQATAVSSEPKNVWICGHSLVYWAEMRATSPEVGMQLAMDPSKVAIWWKGVQGMTWPQLLPLLHQLKVTWPDPHVLVMHLGGNDMCTDSPTNLVASVKKDLTSMRTIFPHTPLVWSNILLRRGRRHSADAHEVDLVRSTVNRRIQNIFSKLGGVSLAHDNIRCGSHTDGLFTGPMASICPTRGSTCSI
- the LOC133657714 gene encoding zinc finger protein 318-like isoform X5; translated protein: MYRGRPPPRRPYPPSFEGRGRPPLQPYPPPGRERSRGRPPHHYEPYPPSGRGRSRGRPPHHYEPYPPSGRGRSRGRPPHHYEPYPPPGRGRSRGRPPHHSEHHDHGYPDHRRSPPHRKYPPSPSRDYHGRGHSSGSPHLERSHSPRPGHPINHNLVITVGNELTGSSSHHHDRDLHRKYEHSHSRERSPDRSRAKSRGRSKSRARSKSRARSKSRSLDRSRAKSRGRSKSRPRLRSRSSSSSRSRSRGRSHGRSSPSRNRSKSRSSRRSSSSSAERGSRRNLNQLRGVGRRKALDNTWSLPTKSILKKHGENEDSPPLRSTDSPREAAGSTISTVAEQLLQACRGMEPAAMASMLMQLQSDPLIAQSVDIKEIVNLLDAGMSGTAESPEKTAADMDDEEKFLYGESLEPKYSAQSQPAQSHTFDLTEDVTEEALYRDYLPRAASPMYGTPPVALPHLQAPPTTSDVDAIWPPSGLRPDSAAPASTSAPESEEVTHKQDLDEYQNIQNLLKTIGLDLGVTEITKMAARTKERLEGNKPARKTPTKRRRHSSSSLEESRGRRSHSSSSSSSSSSDSSGDDAARAASKESQQQASDTPTAPPMLPFPSYPPPQVHNMMPAAYQPAGYSQYGGFGPYTQPQWSPMYPAPNNFHPSLPYDQQPPPECKVKASPVLVQVSKQENNESEKQKVLEERENLKQERDMRMKKKEYFIKELEDLRKQQGELLRKKRREKDGHKDPLLQEIGRVQEDIIKRISNLRKEHEAAEKKHSEIDKVALILGLSASDRPHRLVDAQEDDASQPRSKMQANEHSPGRQQDGSMSQKPSFGHIRREDQKKFSFSFKGFFGDPKAMKAVVRVHFTASKGKLDLYNQKILEKRELQYKEKRELQYKEKLARKQGKTMMLSPATAVSSEPKNVWICGHSLVYWAEMRATSPEVGMQLAMDPSKVAIWWKGVQGMTWPQLLPLLHQLKVTWPDPHVLVMHLGGNDMCTDSPTNLVASVKKDLTSMRTIFPHTPLVWSNILLRRGRRHSADAHEVDLVRSTVNRRIQNIFSKLGGVSLAHDNIRCGSHTDGLFTGPMASICPTRGSTCSI